The following proteins are encoded in a genomic region of Pyrus communis chromosome 11, drPyrComm1.1, whole genome shotgun sequence:
- the LOC137708097 gene encoding F-box/kelch-repeat protein At3g06240-like has product MSQVHENETPEDKVVEILSRLPPKSLMRFKCIRKSWCTLIKSPSFVAKHLSNSMDNNLSSSTSILLNRSQAHIFPDESWKYEILWSIINLSIDSDKHNLHYDVEDLNIPFPMEDHHPVLIHGCCNGIVCVITGKNVVLCNPGNREFRQLPDSCLLLPHPKGKFELETTFQAMGFGYDCKAKQYKVVRIIENCEYSDDEQTYYHRIALPHTAEVYTMASNSWKEIKIDISSKTYSWSCSVYLKGFFYLYATDGKEYILSFDLGNEIFHIIQFPTSRESGFSFDYIFLRNESLVSFCSRFDPSEDSQSCEIWVMDDYDGVKSSWTKLLTVGPLQGIKQPLTFWKSDELLMLASDGKATSYNCSTRNLKYIHIPLTVSEVIDFEALIYVETIVPIK; this is encoded by the coding sequence ATGTCCCAGGTGCATGAAAATGAAACTCCTGAAGATAAGGTGGTTGAAATCCTGTCCAGGTTGCCGCCTAAGTCTCTGATGCGATTCAAATGCATACGCAAGTCTTGGTGCACTCTCATCAAGAGTCCAAGTTTTGTGGCCAAACACCTCAGCAATTCCATGGACAATAACCTCTCGTCCTCAACTTCTATCCTTCTCAATCGTTCTCAGGCTCACATTTTCCCAGACGAGAGTTGGAAATATGAAATTTTATGGTCCATTATTAATCTTTCCATTGATAGTGATAAGCACAACCTTCATTATGATGTTGAGGACCTAAACATTCCGTTTCCAATGGAAGACCATCACCCAGTACTGATTCACGGTTGTTGCAATGGGATTGTCTGTGTAATAACAGGgaaaaatgttgttttatgcAATCCTGGAAATAGGGAATTCAGGCAACTTCCCGATTCTTGCCTTCTTCTACCCCATCCCAAGGGAAAATTCGAATTGGAAACAACCTTTCAAGCAATGGGATTTGGCTATGATTGCAAAGCTAAACAATACAAGGTTGTGCGAATTATAGAAAATTGCGAGTATTCAGATGATGAGCAAACATATTATCATCGTATTGCTCTTCCTCACACGGCTGAGGTTTATACCATGGCTTCCAACTCTTGGAAAGAGATCAAGATTGATATATCAAGTAAAACTTATTCCTGGTCTTGTTCAGTGTACTTGAagggatttttttatttgtatgcaaCGGATGGCAAGGAATACATACTTTCATTTGATTTAGGTAATGAGATATTTCATATAATACAATTCCCTACTAGTAGAGAATCCGGGTTTAGTTttgattatatttttcttcGTAATGAATCCCTTGTTTCCTTTTGCTCTCGTTTTGATCCAAGTGaggattctcaatcatgtgaaATATGGGTAATGGACGACTATGACGGAGTTAAGAGTTCATGGACAAAACTCCTAACCGTTGGACCCTTACAAGGCATTAAGCAACCATTGACATTTTGGAAAAGTGACGAGCTTCTTATGCTTGCTTCCGATGGAAAAGCCACCTCTTATAATTGTAGTACCCGAAATCTCAAGTATATTCATATTCCTCTTACTGTCAGTGAGGTTATAGATTTCGAAGCTCTTATTTATGTGGAAACTATTGTTCCAATCAAGTAA
- the LOC137708108 gene encoding F-box/kelch-repeat protein At3g06240-like: MCEEFMWNKTAKMSQVHESETLEDKVVEILSRLSPKSLMRFKCIRKSWCTLINSPSFVAQQLSNSVDNKFSSSTCILLNRSQTHVFPDNSWKQEVFWSMINLSIDSDEHNLHYDVEDLNIPFPLEDHDYVLILGYCNGIVCVTAGKIILLCNPTTREFMRLPSSCLLLPSRPKGKFELETVFRALGFGYDCKAKEYKVVQIIENSEYSDDERTYYHRIPLPHTAEVYTTVANSWREIKIDISTKTYSCSCQVYLKGLCYWYATDGEEYILSFDLGDEIFHRIQLPSRRESGFKFYYIFLCNESLASFCSRYDQSEKSESCEIWVMHDYDGVKSSWTKLLIIGPLQAIGKPLTFWKSDELLMLASDGRATSYNSSTGNLKYLHIPPVLNRVVDFQALIYVKSIVSLK, encoded by the coding sequence atgtgtgaagAATTCATGTGGAACAAAACTGCCAAAATGTCCCAGGTGCATGAAAGTGAAACTCTTGAAGATAAGGTGGTCGAAATCTTGTCCAGGTTGTCGCCCAAATCTCTGATGCGATTCAAATGCATACGCAAGTCTTGGTGCACTCTCATCAATAGTCCAAGTTTTGTTGCCCAACAGCTCAGCAATTCTGTGGACAACAAATTCTCATCCTCCACTTGTATCCTTCTCAACCGTTCTCAGACTCATGTCTTCCCAGACAATAGTTGGAAACAAGAAGTTTTCTGGTCCATGATTAATCTTTCTATTGATAGTGATGAGCACAACCTTCATTATGATGTTGAGGACCTAAATATACCATTTCCGTTGGAAGATCATGATTACGTATTGATTCTCGGTTATTGCAATGGGATTGTTTGTGTAACAGCAGGTAAAATTATTCTTTTATGCAATCCTACAACGAGGGAATTCATGCGACTTCCCAGTTCATGCCTTCTTCTACCTTCCCGTCCCAAGGGAAAATTCGAATTGGAAACGGTCTTTCGAGCATTAGGATTTGGCTATGATTGCAAAGCTAAAGAATACAAGGTTGTGCAAATTATAGAAAATTCTGAGTATTCAGATGATGAGCGAACATATTATCATcgtattcctcttcctcacaCGGCTGAGGTATACACCACGGTTGCTAACTCTTGGAGAGAGATCAAGATTGATATATCAActaaaacttattcttgttctTGTCAAGTGTACTTGAAGGGACTTTGTTATTGGTATGCAACGGATGGTGAGGAATACattctttcatttgatttagGTGATGAGATATTTCATAGAATACAATTGCCTTCTAGAAGAGAATCcggttttaagttttattataTCTTTCTTTGTAATGAATCCCTTGCTTCGTTTTGCTCTCGTTACGATCAAAGTGAGAAGTCTGAATCATGTGAAATATGGGTAATGCACGACTATGACGGAGTAAAGAGTTCATGGACAAAACTACTAATCATTGGACCCTTACAAGCCATTGGGAAGCCATTGACATTTTGGAAAAGTGACGAGCTTCTTATGCTTGCCTCCGATGGAAGAGCCACCTCTTATAATTCTAGTACTGGAAATCTCAAATATCTTCATATTCCTCCGGTTCTCAATAGAGTTGTAGATTTCCAAGCTCTTATTTATGTGAAAAGTATTGTTTCACTCAAGTGA
- the LOC137708148 gene encoding F-box/kelch-repeat protein At3g23880-like yields MSQVHESETPEDKVVEILSRLPSKSLMRFKCIRKSWCTLINGPSFVAKHLNNSVDNKRSSNTCILLNRSQMPVFPDNSWKYEVFWSMISLSIDSDEHNLHYDVEDLNIPFPMEDHHPVVIHGHCNGIVCVITGKNVVLCNPAIGEFRQLPDCLLLPLPNIKFQLETSFGGLGFGYDCKAKEYKVVRITENCEYSDAERTYYHRIDLPHTAQIYTTAANSWKEIKIDISSKSYLDSCPVYLKGFCYWIANDGEEFILSFDLSDEIFHRIQMPLGRESSLQFCNLFLYNESLACFCSLYGPSGNSRLFEIFEIWVMDDYHGVKSSWTKLLAIGPFKHNENPLTFWKSDEFLMVTSDRRATSYNSSTGNLKYLLIPPIMNEVIELQALIYVESIVPVN; encoded by the coding sequence ATGTCTCAGGTGCATGAAAGTGAAACTCCTGAAGATAAGGTGGTCGAAATTTTGTCCAGGTTGCCATCCAAGTCTCTGATGCGATTCAAATGCATACGCAAGTCTTGGTGCACTCTCATCAATGGTCCAAGTTTTGTGGCCAAACACCTCAACAATTCCGTGGACAACAAACGCTCGTCCAACACTTGTATCCTTCTCAACCGTTCTCAGATGCCCGTTTTCCCAGACAACAGTTGGAAATATGAAGTTTTTTGGTCCATGATTAGTCTTTCCATTGATAGTGATGAGCACAACCTTCATTATGATGTTGAGGACCTAAATATACCGTTTCCAATGGAAGACCATCATCCTGTAGTGATTCACGGTCATTGCAATGGGATTGTCTGTGTAATAACAGGgaaaaatgttgttttatgcAATCCTGCAATTGGGGAATTCAGGCAACTTCCCGATTGCCTCCTTCTACCCCTTCCCAACATAAAATTCCAATTGGAGACGAGCTTTGGAGGATTGGGATTCGGCTATGATTGCAAAGCTAAAGAATACAAGGTTGTGCGAATTACAGAGAATTGTGAGTATTCAGATGCTGAACGAACATATTACCATCGTATTGATCTTCCTCATACGGCTCAGATATACACCACGGCTGCTAACTCTTGGAAAGAGATCAAGATTGATATATCAAGTAAAAGCTATCTTGATTCTTGTCCAGTGTACTTGAAGGGATTTTGTTATTGGATTGCAAATGATGGCGAGGaattcatactttcatttgaTTTAAGTGATGAGATATTTCATAGAATACAAATGCCTCTTGGGAGAGAATCCAGTTTGCAGTTTTGTAATCTTTTTCTGTATAATGAATCCCTCGCTTGTTTTTGCTCTCTTTACGGTCCAAGTGGCAATTCTAGattatttgaaatatttgaaatatGGGTAATGGACGACTATCACGGAGTTAAGAGTTCATGGACAAAACTTCTAGCCATTGGACCCTTTAAGCACAACGAGAATCCATTGACATTTTGGAAAAGTGACGAGTTTCTTATGGTTACCTCAGATAGAAGAGCCACCTCTTATAATTCAAGTACCGGAAATCTCAAGTATCTTCTTATTCCTCCTATTATGAATGAGGTTATAGAATTACAAGCTCTTATTTATGTGGAAAGTATTGTTCCAGTCAACTGA